From a region of the Colius striatus isolate bColStr4 chromosome 22, bColStr4.1.hap1, whole genome shotgun sequence genome:
- the LOC133627554 gene encoding bile acid receptor-like, protein MKQCSWEQNMANTFVTVPDGYCLPEPIQYYDVLPEHINYQLQDTDFQTAPYCQYSTVQIPPPVLQSQPPQSQYGTYGLDSQYSDGQCIISSCELSKPPFMAPHIDDSGYQGLKRPRLNHSLRLKGQEELCVVCGDKASGYHYNALTCEGCKGFFRRSITKNAVYRCKNGGHCEMDMYMRRKCQECRLKKCKAVGMLAECLLTEVQCKSKRLRKNFKQKSSFLCNIKLEDEGLNSKHVSSTTRAGKIPEKMELTPGEHQLLDHIVAAHQKYTIPLEEAKKFLQETASPEESFLRLSETAVVHVQVLVDFTKRLPGFESLASEDQIALLKGSTVEAMFLRSAQIYNQRISEYQPSTSESHLRLSNHGTCCHVQNLDKNIYAMELSHNEESPTSTTTTGITEEFITALFYFYRSMGELKVTETEYALLVATTVFFSDRPLLRNKRHVEELQEPLLGILYKYSKIHHPEDPQHFARLIGRLTELRTLNHTHAEVLVTWRTKDPRLTSLLCEIWDLQ, encoded by the exons ATGAAACAGTGCAGTTGGGAACAGAATATGGCAAACACATTTGTCACTGTACCTGATGGGTATTGTCTTCCTGAGCCCATACAGTACTACG ATGTTTTACCAGAGCACATCAACTATCAGTTGCAAGACACTGATTTCCAGACTGCACCTTACTGCCAGTACTCAACAGTTCAAATTCCTCCTCCAGTATTACAGTCACAACCTCCCCAGTCCCAATATGGCACATATGGCCTGGACTCTCAGTACAGTGATGGGCAGTGCATCATCAGCAGCTGTGAACTGAGCAAACCCCCTTTCATGGCCCCTCATATTGATGACAGTGGATATCAAGGATTAAAACGGCCAAGATTAAACCATTCTTTGAGACTGAAGGGACAGGAGGAgctgtgtgttgtgtgtggtGACAAGGCCTCAGGCTATCACTACAATGCACTTACCTGCGAAGGCTGTAAAG GCTTCTTTCGACGTAGTATAACCAAAAATGCAGTGTATCGATGCAAGAATGGTGGTCACTGTGAAATGGACATGTACATGCGAAGGAAGTGTCAGGAATGTCGCCTGAAGAAGTGTAAAGCTGTGGGAATGCTAGCAGAAT GTTTGCTGACTGAAGTACAGTGCAAGTCAAAGCGACTCAGGAAGAATTTCAAACAGAAGAGCAGTTTTCTTTGCAATATAAAACTGGAAGATGAAGGACTGAATAGTAAGCATGTGTCATCTACAACAAGAGCTGGAAaa atcCCAGAGAAGATGGAACTTACTCCAGGTGAACATCAGCTTCTTGATCACATTGTAGCAGCACACCAAAAATACACAATTCCCCTCGAGGAAGCAAAGAAGTTT CTACAAGAAACTGCAAGTCCTGAGGAAAGTTTTCTCCGTCTTTCTGAGACAGCAGTTGTCCATGTACAAGTGTTAGTGGATTTCACAAAAAGACTTCCAG GATTTGAAAGTTTAGCTAGTGAAGATCAGATTGCACTGCTAAAAGGGTCAACAGTTGAGGCGATGTTTTTGCGTTCAGCCCAAATATATAACCAAAGAATCAGTGAATACCAACCATCAACAAGTGAAA GTCATCTAAGACTTTCCAATCATGGGACATGTTGCCATGTTCAAAACCTTGATAAAAACATTTATGCCATGGAACTGTCTCACAATGAAGAGAGTCCGACTTCCACTACTACCACAG gtaTAACCGAGGAGTTTATTACCGCACTATTTTACTTCTACAGAAGCATGGGGGAACTAAAAGTGACCGAGACCGAATACGCCCTGCTTGTAGCAACAACTGTGTTTTTCTCAG ACCGCCCGCTCCTGAGGAACAAGCGGCACGTcgaagagctgcaggaaccgCTCCTGGGCATCCTCTACAAGTACTCGAAGATCCATCACCCTGAGGACCCACAGCATTTCGCCCGCCTTATCGGGCGCCTCACGGAATTGCGCACCCTCAACCACACCCATGCGGAGGTGCTGGTGACGTGGAGAACAAAGGATCCCAGACTGACCTCTCTGCTCTGCGAGATCTGGGATCTGCAGTAG
- the SYCP1 gene encoding synaptonemal complex protein 1, with protein sequence MEKEKPFKLFVPPRLTGGQVSAVKPQTSTRAAGLCQDFNKCPDDDFSLPFVLDTSNRGEITDRDAISQQVKLCSEVDEENIENMNELYSKLYKEAEKIKRWKLTVESELKQKERKLQENRKIIEAQRKAIQELQFENEKLSLKLEDEICENKDLLKENSASRHLCNLLKETCAHFTEKSTKYEHEREETRHLYAELSNNVERMIMAFEELRVQAENTRLEMCFKLKEEAEKMDKFEKECKLEISMKEKQISVLTTQSGEKDDIIRDIMTQLQESKNKIDDLEEAKRHEEEMLKESQMNQEHLKAELEETKVSLQKREVTLKSLEMELQTAEKTLIQVTGEKEAQVEECKKTKALNASLTEEFETSVSNLKSLLQKEQNRLQKCESESRLLTLELRNKSAELEEMNKLKCDKEMQLEELSETLGKVEGILEKKKDLEAIVENLQEREKELENVLEIREKEIGDLKVQLTSTAEKEQSSLKQLMTLSTDLEREAQKNEQLTGYINKLLSEKEQIAQEKSGMAAELKKLQENNKDSRKKEENTKQLVGKLEEANDQLRNELESLKEKMAKKSEEIKSKLDEREENTKNIENEISKKEKQLKILENKFNNLKKQMENKTKCIEELQQENKVLKKKITAESKKTSSYEGKVNKLQLEMENMNKQHKETVDIYQKDIEAKNVNENKLLEEVEKMRLLADEATVTQRETDIRCQHKITEMVALMEKHKHEYDKMVEERDTELKLYKRKEQEQLSSRISLEGELSCLKSELSSLKEQLKAEIEEKANLAKELPKNMVPESEKKNKKTQTNFPETPKPQLDLDFDSIHVKNRKSSNEIPTKVNMMENRNPPPSVSAKSPLGSPSLKTYIIKTPPVPKVQTENTNLHSEECMRKKQKVLLQLDVHSDSSEHSDLLSIVSEEEMFKKLYKDYPQASQLYAMTPKKKPATSNVKIPGSVLKLTAMRKMREAGWTAVSKVDRKRKMKEAEKLFT encoded by the exons atggaaaaagaaaaaccgtTTAAGTTGTTCGTGCCGCCGCGCCTGACTGGCGGACAGGTGTCCGCAGTCAAACCTCAGACGAGTACGCGGGCAGCGGGGCTTTGTCAG GATTTTAACAAATGCCCAGATGATGATTTCAGTTTGCCATTTGTATTGGATACGTCGAACCGTGGTGAAATCACTGATCGAG ATGCAATTTCACAGCAAGTAAAACTTTGCTCTGAGGTAGATGAAGAG AACATAGAGAACATGAATGAATTGTATTCAAAACTCTacaaagaggctgagaagatCAAGCGGTGGAAACTAACTGTAGAATCAGAactaaagcagaaagaaagaaaattgcaagaaaacagaaagattaTTGAAGCACAACGTAAAGCCATTCAAGAATTGCAG tttgaaaatgaaaaactaaGTTTAAAACTGGAAGATGAGATATGTGAAAATAAAGATCTCTTGAAAGA AAACAGCGCTTCAAGGCATCTGTGTAATCTTCTCAAGGAAACCTGTGCTCACTTCACAGAGAAGTCTACCAAAT ATGaacatgaaagagaagaaacaaggcACCTATATGCAGAACTTAGTAACAACGTTGAA agaATGATAATGGCATTTGAAGAGCTTCGTGTACAAGCAGAGAACACCAGATTGGAAATGTGTTTCAAAT TAaaagaagaagcagaaaaaatggACAAGTTTGAAAAAGAATGCAAACTGGAAATCAGTATGAAGGAAAAGCAG aTTTCAGTTCTTACCACACAGAGTGGTGAAAAAGATGATATAATCAGAGACATCATGACTCAACTGCAGGAATCAAAAAACAAGATTGATGACTTAGAGGAAGCAAAAA GACATGAAGAAGAAATGTTAAAGGAATCCCAGATGAATCAAGAACATTTGAAGGCAGAACTGGAAGAGACCAAAGTTTCATTGCAAAAAAGAGAG GTTACTCTAAAGAGCTTAGAAATGGAATTGCAGACTGCAGAGAAAACATTAATTCAAGtcactggagaaaaagaagcacAGGTGGAAGagtgtaaaaaaacaaaagctttgaaTGCATCCCTGACAGAGGAGTTTGAGACTTCTGTTTCCAATTTGAAAAGCTTGCTGCAAAAAGAGCAAAATAG ATTGCAGAAATGTGAAAGTGAGTCAAGGCTGCTCACCTTGGAGCTCAGAAATAAGTCTGCTGAACTGG AAGAGATGAATAAACTAAAATGTGACAAAGAAATGCAACTTGAAGAGCTGTCAGAAACACTG GGAAAAGTTGAAGGAATtctagagaagaagaaagaccTTGAGGCTATTGTAGAAAATttacaggagagagaaaaagaactggaaaacGTTCTCGAAATCAGAGAG aaagaAATCGGTGATTTGAAAGTGCAGCTGACTAGtacagctgaaaaggaacaaagTTCTTTAAAACAGCTTATGACACTGAGTACAGACCTTGAACGAGAGGC gCAAAAGAATGAACAACTAACAGGGTATATCAATAAGCTCTTATCAGAAAAGGAACAAATAGCACAAGAGAAAAGTGGTATGGCTGCAGAACTCAAGAAACTGCAAGAAAATAATAAG GatagtagaaaaaaagaagaaaatacaaagcagTTAGTTGGGAAACTGGAAGAAGCAAATGACCAGCTGAG AAACGAACTAGAGTCTTTGAAGGAGAAGATGGCAAAGAAAAGTGAAGAGATTAAAAGTAAACtggatgaaagagaagaaaat ACTAAGAatattgaaaatgaaatttcaaagaaggaaaagcagttgAAGATTCTAGAAAATAAG TTCaataatttaaagaaacagatggaaaataaaaccaaatgcaTTGAAGAGTTGCAACAGGAG aataaggtgctgaaaaagaaaattactgcagaaagtaagaaaacaagTAGTTATGAAGGGAAG GTAAACAAATTACAGTTGGAGATGGAAAATATGAACAAGCAGCACAAGGAAACAGTTGACATCTATCAAAAAGACATTGaagcaaaaaatgtaaatgaaaataaacttctTGAAGAG GTAGAAAAGATGAGGTTACTTGCTGATGAAGCAACAGTAACACAGAGAGAAACTGACATCCGATGTCAACACAAGATAACTGAAATGGTGGCACTCATGGAAAAACACAAG CATGAATATGATAAAATGGTTGAAGAAAGGGATACAGAGTTAAAactttacaaaagaaaagagcaagagCAGTTATCATCAAGAATATCATTG GAAGGTGAGCTGTCATGTTTGAAAAGTGAACTGTCCTCCCTTAAGGAACAACTTAAAGCAGAAATTGAAGAGAag GCGAATCTTGCAAAAGAACTCCCCAAAAATATGGTTCCTGAAAGTGAGAAGAAGAACAAG aaaaCACAAACTAATTTTCCTGAGACTCCTAAACCTCAATTGGATTTGGACTTTGACTCTATTCATGTAAAAAATAGAAAGTCTTCAAATGAGATTCCCACAAAAGTCAACATGATGGAGAATAGAAACCCACCTCCTTCAGTATCTGCAAAAAGTCCCTTGGGAAGCCCATCACTAAAG acatATATTATAAAGACTCCTCCAGTACCTAAAGTgcaaactgaaaacacaaatcTACATTCAGAAGAGTGCatgaggaaaaagcagaaagtgcTTCTACAGCTGGATGTTCACTCAGACAGCTCTGAACACAGTGACCTCTTG agCATAGTCTCGgaggaagaaatgtttaaaaaactgTACAAAGATTATCCTCAGGCTTCACAGTTATATGCCATGACACCAAAAAAG aaaCCAGCTACATCAAATGTGAAAATTCCAGGCTCTGTACTGAAACTTACAGCCATGAGAAAAATGCGGGAGGCTGGCTGGACTGCAGTTTCTAAAGtggacaggaaaagaaaaatgaaagaggcTGAAAAGCTCTttacttaa